The following are encoded in a window of Methanobrevibacter ruminantium M1 genomic DNA:
- a CDS encoding radical SAM protein — protein MTKKDITCGGDHKGARFAHITKVHPCYNEKLHDKVGRVHVPIAPKCNIGCNFCIRSINTDEDRPGVAGSIMDADAAVEHVLNVTKDSAITVVGVAGPGDSLANEATFEFFEKINKVKPDLIKCMSTNGLLLPKYAERIAELGVNTVTVTVNAVDPEILKEINGFIFYEGKVYKGLEAAEILSKNQLEGIKKITDLGVVVKVNIVLIPGLNDEHIPEIARTVKECGADLVNVLPLIPLNKMADYPRPGCMEIEKARGEVEEYLPVFRACTQCRADAYGIPGKKHEDHHIGNAPQSHF, from the coding sequence ATGACTAAAAAAGACATAACTTGTGGAGGAGACCATAAAGGTGCAAGATTTGCACACATTACAAAAGTGCATCCATGCTATAATGAAAAGCTCCACGATAAGGTTGGAAGGGTCCACGTTCCAATCGCACCTAAATGTAATATCGGATGCAATTTCTGCATAAGGTCAATCAATACTGATGAGGACAGGCCAGGTGTAGCAGGATCCATCATGGATGCAGATGCTGCAGTGGAACATGTATTGAATGTGACAAAGGACAGCGCAATCACTGTTGTAGGGGTTGCAGGTCCTGGAGACTCATTGGCTAATGAAGCCACATTTGAGTTCTTTGAAAAGATCAACAAGGTAAAGCCAGACCTAATCAAATGTATGAGTACAAACGGTCTTTTGCTTCCTAAATATGCTGAAAGAATAGCAGAGTTAGGTGTAAACACTGTTACAGTAACTGTAAATGCAGTGGACCCAGAGATATTAAAGGAAATCAACGGATTCATTTTCTATGAAGGCAAGGTCTATAAGGGACTTGAAGCAGCTGAAATCCTTTCCAAAAACCAGCTTGAAGGAATTAAAAAGATAACTGACCTTGGAGTTGTTGTAAAGGTAAATATCGTTCTCATCCCAGGGCTTAATGACGAGCACATTCCAGAGATAGCAAGAACAGTCAAGGAATGCGGTGCAGACCTTGTGAATGTCCTTCCTCTTATTCCATTGAATAAGATGGCTGACTATCCAAGACCTGGATGCATGGAGATTGAAAAGGCTAGAGGGGAAGTTGAAGAGTACCTTCCAGTATTTAGGGCATGCACCCAATGCAGAGCAGACGCTTATGGAATTCCTGGAAAGAAACATGAGGATCATCATATTGGAAATGCTCCACAGTCTCACTTCTAG